The Ornithorhynchus anatinus isolate Pmale09 chromosome 1, mOrnAna1.pri.v4, whole genome shotgun sequence genome includes a window with the following:
- the SMIM15 gene encoding small integral membrane protein 15 gives MLDVKAWAEYVVEWAAKDPYGFLTTVILALTPLFLASAVLSWKLANMIEAREKEQKKKQKRQENIAKCKRVKKE, from the coding sequence ATGTTGGACGTCAAGGCCTGGGCGGAGTACGTCGTGGAATGGGCCGCGAAGGACCCTTACGGCTTCCTCACCACGGTCATCCTGGCCCTGACCCCGCTCTTCCTCGCTAGCGCGGTGCTGTCGTGGAAGCTGGCAAACATGATTGAGGCccgggagaaggagcagaagaagaagcagaaacgTCAGGAGAACATCGCCAAGTGCAAGCGCGTGAAGAAGGAGTGA